Proteins from one Oncorhynchus masou masou isolate Uvic2021 chromosome 12, UVic_Omas_1.1, whole genome shotgun sequence genomic window:
- the LOC135551104 gene encoding lysosomal proton-coupled steroid conjugate and bile acid symporter SLC46A3-like isoform X1, with amino-acid sequence MIPSLAVTFILVAYSDQRGRKITIILPLIGSLFYTLSFLAVSFFELNLYLLIVSSFVSALFGGSGTFLGGCFSYIADLCEDGQQKTLRMAGIDMVIGLLSGVASLSTGYFLRAAGFNWPFFTSALFLCFNLLYAVFILEETLQRPPDDPLDGSLRRTAMHQLAYGAYQLFAGASRRRNVLLMLLLLLFGSFSFANMGGHSMITLYELNQLLCWSEILIGYGSALSMTMFLTSFVGVTVFSHCGVPNIVIILIGILSVMAGMTLVAFSKTTVMMFLVRLPMLLAIMPFPVLRSMMSKIVSKTEQGALFACLACLDSVNNSVAIAVFSSLYAATVTWYPGFCFLLSAGLCVIPLVLLVIVGLLGVDESKEAEVLIPEEEGLAGDDDPLLT; translated from the exons ATGATCCCCTCTCTGGCCGTCACCTTCATCCTCGTTGCCTACAGTGACCAGCGCGGACGCAAGATCACCATCATCCTGCCTCTGATTGGTTCTCTGTTCTACACGCTGTCCTTCCTGGCAGTCTCCTTCTTCGAGCTTAACCTCTACCTCCTCATCGTCTCGTCGTTCGTCAGTGCCCTGTTTGGGGGCTCGGGGACGTTCCTGGGTGGCTGTTTCTCCTACATCGCTGACCTGTGTGAGGACGGACAGCAGAAGACCCTGCGTATGGCCGGGATAGACATGGTGATCGGCCTGCTGTCTGGAGTGGCCTCTCTCTCTACGGGATACTTCCTCCGAGCAGCAGGCTTCAACTGGCCCTTCTTCACCTCTGCTCTGTTCCTGTGTTTCAACCTGCTCTACGCTGTCTTCATCCTGGAGGAGACGCTCCAACGACCTCCGGATGACCCCCTGGACGGCTCCCTGCGTCGCACCGCCATGCATCAGCTGGCTTACGGGGCCTACCAACTGTTTGCAGGGGCCAGCAGGAGGCGTAACGTCCTTCTGATGCTTCTACTGCTCCTCTTCGGCTCCTTCTCCTTCGCCAACATGGGCGGGCACTCCATGATCACACTGTACGAGCTCAACCAGCTGCTGTGCTGGAGCGAGATCCTAATTGGCTACGGCTCTGCGCTGTCCATGACGATGTTCCTGACCAGCTTTGTGGGTGTGACGGTGTTCTCTCACTGCGGCGTGCCCAACATCGTCATCATTCTCATAGGGATACTGAGTGTCATGGCGGGTATGACCCTGGTGGCCTTCTCCAAGACCACGGTCATGATGTTCCTGG TCAGGCTTCCAATGCTTCTGGCCATCATGCCATTCCCCGTGCTGAGATCCATGATGTCGAAGATCGTGTCAAAGACCGAGCAGG gagcgtTGTTTGCGTGCTTGGCTTGCCTGGACAGTGTGAACAACAGTGTGGCGATAGCTGTGTTCAGTAGTCTCTACGCTGCCACGGTAACCTGGTACCCTGGATTCTGCTTCCTGTTGTCTGCTGGACTCTGTGTCATCCCCTTGGTCCTGCTAGT GATTGTGGGGCTGCTGGGGGTGGATGAAAGTAAGGAGGCAGAGGTCCTCATCCCAGAAGAAGAAGGCCTGGCCGGAGACGA
- the LOC135551104 gene encoding lysosomal proton-coupled steroid conjugate and bile acid symporter SLC46A3-like isoform X2, whose product MKGLLLIEPLVAFYAFANFLVYPLVPQYVYRRLWQDITNTTYPVSNNTSRCDPSNTSSHNEEVQKAASLFSLYTELISMIPSLAVTFILVAYSDQRGRKITIILPLIGSLFYTLSFLAVSFFELNLYLLIVSSFVSALFGGSGTFLGGCFSYIADLCEDGQQKTLRMAGIDMVIGLLSGVASLSTGYFLRAAGFNWPFFTSALFLCFNLLYAVFILEETLQRPPDDPLDGSLRRTAMHQLAYGAYQLFAGASRRRNVLLMLLLLLFGSFSFANMGGHSMITLYELNQLLCWSEILIGYGSALSMTMFLTSFVGVTVFSHCGVPNIVIILIGILSVMAGMTLVAFSKTTVMMFLVRLPMLLAIMPFPVLRSMMSKIVSKTEQGALFACLACLDSVNNSVAIAVFSSLYAATVTWYPGFCFLLSAGLCVIPLVLLVIVGLLGVDESKEAEVLIPEEEGLAGDDDPLLT is encoded by the exons ATGAAGGGGTTATTGCTGATAGAGCCACTGGTAGCCTTCTATGCTTTCGCCAATTTCCTGGTCTATCCTCTGGTACCGCAGTATGTCTACAGGAGGCTATGGCAGGATATAACCAACACCacctaccctgtctctaacaacaCATCACGCTGCGATCCCTCCAACACCAGCAGCCACAATGAG GAGGTCCAGAAGGCGgcatctctcttctccctctacacCGAGCTCATCTCCATGATCCCCTCTCTGGCCGTCACCTTCATCCTCGTTGCCTACAGTGACCAGCGCGGACGCAAGATCACCATCATCCTGCCTCTGATTGGTTCTCTGTTCTACACGCTGTCCTTCCTGGCAGTCTCCTTCTTCGAGCTTAACCTCTACCTCCTCATCGTCTCGTCGTTCGTCAGTGCCCTGTTTGGGGGCTCGGGGACGTTCCTGGGTGGCTGTTTCTCCTACATCGCTGACCTGTGTGAGGACGGACAGCAGAAGACCCTGCGTATGGCCGGGATAGACATGGTGATCGGCCTGCTGTCTGGAGTGGCCTCTCTCTCTACGGGATACTTCCTCCGAGCAGCAGGCTTCAACTGGCCCTTCTTCACCTCTGCTCTGTTCCTGTGTTTCAACCTGCTCTACGCTGTCTTCATCCTGGAGGAGACGCTCCAACGACCTCCGGATGACCCCCTGGACGGCTCCCTGCGTCGCACCGCCATGCATCAGCTGGCTTACGGGGCCTACCAACTGTTTGCAGGGGCCAGCAGGAGGCGTAACGTCCTTCTGATGCTTCTACTGCTCCTCTTCGGCTCCTTCTCCTTCGCCAACATGGGCGGGCACTCCATGATCACACTGTACGAGCTCAACCAGCTGCTGTGCTGGAGCGAGATCCTAATTGGCTACGGCTCTGCGCTGTCCATGACGATGTTCCTGACCAGCTTTGTGGGTGTGACGGTGTTCTCTCACTGCGGCGTGCCCAACATCGTCATCATTCTCATAGGGATACTGAGTGTCATGGCGGGTATGACCCTGGTGGCCTTCTCCAAGACCACGGTCATGATGTTCCTGG TCAGGCTTCCAATGCTTCTGGCCATCATGCCATTCCCCGTGCTGAGATCCATGATGTCGAAGATCGTGTCAAAGACCGAGCAGG gagcgtTGTTTGCGTGCTTGGCTTGCCTGGACAGTGTGAACAACAGTGTGGCGATAGCTGTGTTCAGTAGTCTCTACGCTGCCACGGTAACCTGGTACCCTGGATTCTGCTTCCTGTTGTCTGCTGGACTCTGTGTCATCCCCTTGGTCCTGCTAGT GATTGTGGGGCTGCTGGGGGTGGATGAAAGTAAGGAGGCAGAGGTCCTCATCCCAGAAGAAGAAGGCCTGGCCGGAGACGA